The Oryza glaberrima chromosome 9, OglaRS2, whole genome shotgun sequence genome includes a window with the following:
- the LOC127784754 gene encoding uncharacterized protein OsI_030282 isoform X1 has translation MAKAVALLLAAIAASAVLVQVECDAPVEKSFNKALLAPVDKRLDEAAQAINEAADSVVAAAPPAKKDEVEAATWKRRMFAITALGMAQGDEKKVAATSLAYKKAAKAVLDAAPADKFKLMDESFKVAVMQVIAS, from the coding sequence ATGGCCAAAGCCGTCGCCCTACTCCTTGCAGCCATCGCGGCATCGGCAGTGTTAGTGCAAGTGGAATgcgacgcccccgtcgagaaGAGCTTCAACAAGGCCCTCCTCGCCCCTGTCGATAAGCGCTTGGATGAGGCAGCTCAGGCCATCAACGAGGCCGCCGACTCTGTTGTGGCTGCTGCCCCACCAGCAAAAAaggatgaagttgaagctgCCACCTGGAAGCGGAGAATGTTCGCCATAACTGCTCTCGGGATGGcccaaggagatgagaagaaagttgcTGCAACTTCACTTGCCTACAAGAAAGCAGCTAAAGCTGTCCTCGATGCTGCCCCAGCTGACAAGTTTAAGTTGATGGATGAATCCTTCAAAGTGGCTGTTATGCAGGTAATCGCATCATGA